In the Sebastes fasciatus isolate fSebFas1 chromosome 20, fSebFas1.pri, whole genome shotgun sequence genome, one interval contains:
- the LOC141758482 gene encoding stonustoxin subunit beta-like, giving the protein MPTTPNSAIIITESNKPGKKMKSSKNKKTNAEKVSVYVPDIPEPTCRAELMKYWMNLSLDDKTANKMLWISDSGSKVCRRTEEVCPVLDRPERYEYSPQVVCKEGIWNMRAYWEVEYSGWAVIGAAYEGAGRRAHSGPSGLGENEESWGLCWSGTSYQIWFNGMDKDIHDVQYSSTIGVYIDQPAGIISFYAVTGEGSEREVKLLQKVNTTIDKKILPGFWVGIQSSCTILKRPE; this is encoded by the exons ATGCCCACTACACCCAATTCTGCAATAATAATCACGGAGAGCAACAAACCAG gaaagaaaatgaaatccagtaagaacaagaaaacaaatgcaG AAAAAGTGTCCGTTTATGTGCCGGACATCCCAGAGCCAACATGCAGAGCTGAGCTCATGAAGT ACTGGATGAATTTGTCTTTGGATGATAAGACCGCCAACAAGATGCTGTGGATTTCTGACAGCGGCTCCAAGGTGTGTCGTAGGACTGAGGAGGTTTGTCCTGTCCTGGATAGACCTGAGAGATACGAGTACTCTCCACAG GTGGTGTGCAAAGAGGGCATCTGGAACATGAGGGCTTACTGGGAAGTGGAGTACTCGGGGTGGGCGGTAATCGGAGCCGCCTATGAAGGAGCAGGACGGAGGGCACACTCTGGGCCGAGCGGCCTCGGAGAAAACGAGGAGTCCTGGGGTCTGTGTTGGTCAGGAACAAGTTACCAGATCTGGTTCAACGGTATGGACAAAGACATACACGATGTCCAGTATTCCTCCACAATTGGGGTTTACATCGACCAGCCCGCAGGGATTATTAGCTTTTATGCTGTGACCGGTGAGGGGTCAGAGAGGGAGGTTAAGCTGTTGCAAAAAGTTAACACGACTATTGACAAAAAGATTCTTCCAGGTTTCTGGGTGGGAATTCAGTCCTCATGCACAATACTGAAGAGACCAGAATGA